A window from Pseudomonas frederiksbergensis encodes these proteins:
- the algB gene encoding sigma-54-dependent response regulator transcription factor AlgB: MESATEHQGRILLVDDESAILRTFRYCLEDEGYSVATANSAAQADALLQRQVFDLCFLDLRLGEDNGLDVLAQMRIQAPWMRVVIVTAHSAVDTAVDAIQAGAADYLVKPCSPDQLRLATAKQLEVRQLSARLEALEGEVRKPKDGLDSHSPAMKVVLETARQVANTDANILILGESGTGKGELSQAIHGWSKRSKKSCITINCPSLTAELMESELFGHSRGAFTGASESTLGRVNQADGGTLFLDEIGDFPLVLQPKLLRFIQDKEYERVGDPITRRADVRILAATNQNLEDMVRDGRFREDLLYRLNVITLHLPPLRERREDILNLADRFLARFVKEYARPARGFSDDAREALLGYRWPGNIRELRNVVERASIICPQERVEITHLGMAETPVNNAPRIGAALSLDELEKAHIGAVLATADTLDQAAKTLGIDASTLYRKRKQYNL, from the coding sequence GAGCATCAAGGCCGCATTCTGCTGGTGGACGATGAGTCCGCCATCCTGCGTACGTTTCGTTATTGCCTCGAAGATGAAGGCTACAGCGTCGCTACCGCCAACAGCGCCGCTCAGGCTGATGCACTGCTTCAGCGTCAAGTGTTCGACCTGTGTTTCCTCGATCTGCGCCTGGGGGAAGACAACGGCCTTGATGTGCTGGCTCAAATGCGCATTCAGGCGCCCTGGATGAGAGTAGTGATCGTCACCGCTCACTCGGCCGTGGACACGGCGGTCGATGCCATTCAGGCCGGGGCCGCTGACTATCTGGTCAAGCCTTGCAGCCCCGACCAATTACGCCTGGCCACCGCCAAGCAACTGGAAGTGCGGCAACTGTCGGCACGCCTGGAAGCTCTTGAAGGCGAAGTGCGCAAACCCAAGGATGGCCTGGACTCTCACAGCCCGGCGATGAAAGTCGTGCTCGAAACCGCCCGCCAGGTGGCCAACACCGATGCCAACATTTTGATTCTCGGCGAGTCTGGCACCGGTAAAGGCGAGCTGTCCCAGGCCATTCACGGCTGGAGCAAGCGCTCGAAGAAATCCTGCATCACGATCAACTGCCCGTCCCTCACCGCCGAACTCATGGAAAGCGAGCTCTTCGGCCACAGTCGTGGCGCGTTCACCGGAGCTAGCGAAAGTACTCTGGGGCGTGTCAATCAGGCCGACGGGGGGACGCTGTTTCTTGACGAGATCGGCGATTTTCCATTGGTTTTGCAACCAAAACTGTTGCGTTTTATCCAGGATAAAGAATACGAACGGGTGGGCGACCCCATCACCCGCCGCGCCGATGTGCGCATCCTCGCGGCCACTAACCAGAACCTCGAAGACATGGTCCGCGACGGCCGTTTCCGTGAAGATTTGCTCTACCGCCTGAACGTCATCACCTTGCACCTGCCGCCACTGCGCGAGCGCAGGGAGGATATCCTGAATCTGGCCGATCGCTTTCTGGCCCGTTTCGTCAAGGAATACGCACGCCCGGCTCGGGGTTTCAGCGATGACGCCCGTGAAGCGCTGCTCGGTTACCGCTGGCCGGGGAATATTCGCGAACTGCGCAACGTTGTGGAGCGGGCAAGCATCATTTGCCCACAGGAACGGGTCGAGATCACTCACTTGGGCATGGCTGAAACCCCGGTGAACAACGCGCCTCGCATCGGCGCTGCGCTGAGCCTGGATGAATTGGAAAAAGCCCACATCGGAGCGGTCCTCGCCACGGCAGATACGCTGGACCAGGCCGCCAAGACCCTGGGTATCGATGCCTCGACGCTGTACCGAAAACGCAAGCAGTACAACTTGTGA
- a CDS encoding KinB sensor domain-containing domain: protein MRLAMKLRTRLFLSISALITVALLGLLLGLVSVMQMASSQEALIRNNFATLDLGLKLRQSLGDQMMIMLSEKPDPVAFEASKQQYFQLLDDGIVQAKAGDEHQQGFERARTDYLSFLQAYDLSRDSTQVLSGNKELTEKLNALRNSLIAEQKRALDNINATERQARERALLVAGLLGLVGLAVLIIGFVTAHAIAQRFGAPIEALAQAADNIGQGNFEVTLPISSAVEMNLLTKRFGIMAEALREHQATNIDELLAGQQRLQAVLDSIDDGLLMIDRDGRLEHLNPVAQRQLGWESDRLGQGLGVALERPELDDQLQLVLRGGTLERAPEDLSIEVDGESRLLTFSLTPVSHTQGHILGAVMVLHDVTEQRAFERVRSEFVLRASHELRTPVTGMHMAFGLFRERAHFAKDSREADLLDTVNEEMQRLMQLINDLLNFSRYQNGLQKLTLAPCSIEDLLEQARTRFAGQAQEQGLELLVEVQGPLPRLQADQPQLDRVLDNLIDNALRHTATGGQIRLQARRHGERVIISVEDNGEGIAYGQQGRIFEPFVQVGRKKGGAGLGLALCKEIVQLHGGRMGVYSRPGQGTQFYMALSV from the coding sequence ATGAGACTGGCAATGAAATTGCGCACGCGGCTGTTCTTGAGTATTTCCGCGCTGATCACCGTGGCACTGCTCGGGCTGTTGCTCGGGCTGGTCAGCGTGATGCAGATGGCGAGTTCCCAGGAAGCGCTGATTCGCAACAATTTCGCCACGCTCGACCTGGGACTGAAATTGCGCCAGAGCTTGGGTGATCAGATGATGATCATGCTCAGTGAGAAGCCGGATCCCGTAGCGTTCGAGGCGTCCAAACAGCAGTATTTCCAGTTGCTTGACGACGGCATTGTCCAAGCCAAGGCTGGCGATGAGCATCAGCAAGGTTTCGAACGGGCCAGGACGGACTACCTGAGCTTTCTCCAGGCGTACGACCTGTCGCGTGACTCGACGCAGGTGTTGAGTGGCAACAAAGAGCTCACCGAAAAACTCAATGCGCTGCGCAATAGTCTGATCGCCGAGCAAAAGCGTGCGCTGGATAACATCAATGCCACCGAACGGCAGGCCCGGGAGAGGGCGCTGCTGGTTGCCGGCCTGCTCGGGCTGGTGGGGCTGGCAGTGTTGATCATCGGCTTCGTCACCGCCCACGCTATCGCTCAGCGTTTTGGTGCGCCGATCGAGGCGCTGGCCCAAGCGGCGGACAACATCGGCCAAGGCAATTTCGAAGTGACGCTGCCGATTTCCTCGGCCGTGGAAATGAACCTGCTGACCAAGCGTTTCGGGATCATGGCCGAGGCCCTGCGTGAGCACCAGGCCACCAATATCGATGAGCTGCTCGCAGGCCAGCAGCGGTTGCAGGCCGTACTCGACAGCATCGACGATGGCTTGCTGATGATCGACCGCGATGGCCGTCTGGAACACCTCAATCCGGTTGCGCAACGTCAATTGGGCTGGGAAAGCGATCGTCTCGGTCAAGGTCTGGGGGTGGCGCTTGAGCGCCCCGAACTCGATGATCAGCTGCAACTGGTACTGCGCGGGGGCACCCTGGAGCGCGCGCCTGAGGACCTGAGTATCGAGGTCGACGGGGAGTCGCGGTTGCTGACCTTTAGCCTGACGCCAGTCAGCCACACCCAAGGGCATATTCTGGGCGCCGTGATGGTGCTGCATGACGTCACCGAGCAGCGGGCGTTTGAGCGGGTGCGCAGCGAGTTCGTGCTGCGCGCCTCCCATGAATTGCGAACGCCGGTCACTGGAATGCACATGGCGTTCGGCCTGTTCCGCGAGCGCGCGCACTTTGCCAAGGACTCGCGTGAAGCTGATCTGCTGGACACCGTGAATGAGGAAATGCAGCGCTTGATGCAGTTGATCAATGACCTGCTGAACTTCTCCCGCTACCAGAACGGATTGCAGAAACTCACATTGGCACCGTGCTCCATCGAGGATTTGCTGGAGCAGGCCCGGACACGTTTTGCCGGCCAGGCACAAGAGCAGGGCCTCGAACTTCTAGTGGAAGTGCAAGGGCCATTACCGCGATTGCAGGCCGATCAGCCGCAGCTGGATCGGGTGCTCGACAACCTGATCGACAACGCGTTGCGCCATACCGCCACCGGCGGGCAAATACGTTTGCAGGCTCGACGCCATGGGGAGCGGGTGATTATCAGCGTCGAGGACAACGGCGAAGGCATTGCCTATGGCCAGCAGGGACGGATTTTCGAACCCTTTGTCCAGGTGGGTCGCAAGAAGGGCGGTGCCGGGCTCGGTCTGGCACTGTGCAAGGAAATCGTGCAGTTGCACGGCGGTCGGATGGGTGTTTATTCGCGGCCAGGGCAGGGTACTCAGTTTTATATGGCGTTGTCGGTTTAA